In the genome of Streptomyces sp. NBC_00433, the window TGATCAAGCCCCCCACGGGGATCGTGTCCCCGAAGACGTAAGCGACGTGATTGTCGTAGGCGGGGTTCCCGTGCTTGGTGACCACACTCCAGTGGTGGTGCGCGGTCCCGTTGCGGGGGTCGATGATCAGGTAATGAGGGATGCCCATCGCAGGGTAGTCGCGGATCTTGCCCTCGTAGTCGTTCTCAGGATTCGACGGGGAGACGATCTCCACCGCGATCTCGACCGCCTCGGCCGGGAAAGCGTCGTCGGTGTCCGTCGCGGCAAAGGGCAGCACGACCAGATCCGGGCGCCGCAGGATACCCAGGGCGGCGTTCTCCACATCTCCGCCGGTGTGGGCGATGACGCCGTCGGGGAGCTGCGGCTGGAGCTGGTGGGCCAGCATCCAGGCGGCGCGTTCATGCCGGCCCGCGGGGCTCATCATCATGACGATGGTGTTGCCGCTGATCTCGAACCGGTCGGAGAACGGCGGCGGAGGCGTGAGGTGCGCTGCATACTCGCGCAGTTGCCGGTAGACCTCTTCGCGTGTCGTCACACTTCCACCATACATGTCATATCTGTCATAGCCGAGGGAGCGAGGCAAAACGGCCTGTGACAGTCCGCCGCCGAAGAGCCCGGCGCCGTCCCCCTCTACTGAGCTTGTAGCTGGGATGTCGTTGGGGGCAGGCTGACAGTGTGTGATTGTCGCGGTATGCCGTCTGTATGAGGTATCCGCAAGGTGGTGGGCTGACGCCCGAGCGGCAGGCGTTTCGTGAGCGGATTCGGTTGGAGGCCGCCGAGCGGTTCGCCGCGGGAGCCTCCACTGCAGAAGTCGCCAGGGAGGTACGGGGCAGCGTGCGCTCGGTTCAACTGTGGCCGCGGGCCTGCCAGGAGGCGGGCCGGCCTGGGCTGCGTTCGACAGGGTCGGTGTCGCTGCCCAAGCTGAGCGACGCGCTGTTCGCTGTGCTGGAGAAGGAGCTGGACAAGGGCCCGGTGGCGCACGGATGGCGGGATCAGACCTGGACTTTGGCCCTGCGAGTGCCGATAACTCATCCGCGCAGATCAGCGGCCTACGAACGACCTGCATGGGTGCACAAAGAGGGCAAGAATGGAACGCGTTCAGCAATCCATAACTTGATAGCTGAACACGTTCAACAATGCCATCTGCTCAGCACCCAGGTCACCAGCCCGCAGGCTGCTGACCTGCGCGGACGAATTATCGGCACCCACAAGGTCAAGCGGTGCGAGCAGGGGCTGGAAGTGCCGTGTCTCGTTTGTCTTGGACCAGACCTCGGTCTGGGCGAGGGTGACCGGGCGGCCGTGGGTGACGGCGGACAGCAGGTGCCGGCGGGGCCGGCTCAGGCGGGCGGAGCCGCGCAGTGCCTTGCCGTCCACGGCGATCACCCGTCGTCTGCCCGGGACTGCGGCGCTACGGCGGCGAGCCAGCCAGGCTCCGACGGCCGCATCGAGTGCATCGGCGTCAAGGCGGTCCAGGACCCTCCCGATCGCCGACCTGGACGGCGCATGCCGCCAGCGCAGCAGGTGACGGCGCACGCCGAGCGCGGCGAGCAGCCCGGCGTCGGCACGGGCGCCCCACTCGGCGAGCTCGTCGATGGTCCGGGCTCCCGAGACCGCGGCGGCCGCGCAGACCAGCAGGATCGAGGCCAGCGAGTACCAGCGGCCCCGCCGGGAGCGAGGATCGGGCACCGCGTCCAGGAAGAACCGCAGGTCAGCCACGTCGTCCGTGCTGAGCGGACCCAGCTTGGCCAACACGGCAGGGATCGGGGAAGATGAGACAGCGGACACGGGAACCTCTTGATCACTCGGCTTAGACACCTGAATGATCACGGATCCCGTGTCCGCTCTGTCATCCATCCCAACCCGCAGCATCCTCACGCCAGTTGGATGATCCCGGGAACTTGCGCAAGCCCTGACGGCGGGTCCGACCGTCGCCCCCGGCACCGCCAGCAGTCGCCGTCACTCCGTAACCGGGTCGTCGTCCTCATCGGGGCCCGCTACGACTAGCGTGCCAAGCGTGTAGCCCGGCCGATCATCCAAGTACTCATCCTCCGGCCAGAGTTCGACCGCCCTGGCGGCGGCGGCCCGGATCGCGGCTCCGTCGAGTTCCGCGCGCTGCTCGGGCGCTCCGGCATCCGCCCAGACGCTCACGAGGGTTACCGGGCCGTCCGGGGGCAGCGGCGAAACCCAGAACTCCGACTGCCAGGACAACTCGTTCCCGGAGCCGCCGCCTTCGAGCAGCCAGATGCTCTCCGGGCCGGCCGGCTCCACTGGCGACCGGCCGATCCCCTCCCCGGTCGCCGCACGCCGCCCATCGGCGTACTGGATCCCTAGCCGCAGCCCGGTGTTCCCCTCTGCCGACCGGAACGGATCCGGCCGCAGGTCCCACAAGGGCCACCCCTGCCGGACGCCACCGCCCGGCAATTCCCGCCGTACCGCCCGCATCATGAAGGCAAACCCGTTCGGGTACGCCCGCAGCGCACCCACCCACACCGCCGCCGCCTCAGTCCTGACCACCTGCGCATCCCCCGGCACGGACGCAGGCAACACGTGGTCACGCTGATGCCACGGGCGGCGGCGCTCCCGCCGGGGCTCAGGCGCGGGCGGCGGCGTCGCGAAGGCTTCGAAGAAGGTCACGACTTCAACAGTGGCAGACCCCGCCGACCTCCCCGCCCGAAATCCGCCATGCCATTTCAGCCCGTCTCCCGGCAGGCGAAATATGACCAGCTGGTCGACGACCAGCCACGCCCAGGGGCAAGCTCACTGAACCTACCCATCCCCCTTCGGCTCCGGTGCCACACGCCATCCAGCAGCAGCACCCACTCCTCCACATCGGCTCCCCAGCCCCCTCACTCACCCACCAACATCGACCTCACCGACCCATGCCCACTACCCGAGTCGATCAGACCGCCAGCACGCTTATCGCACCTCAAGGTCCCCCGACGAGACCGACTCGGCGGAATTCTCCACAAGTACCACCACGCCGCTTGAACTGCCCGGATGATCAGTCGGCACCCACAGGGCGGCACTGGCACGGGCGACCCGCGGGCTGTCCGGCAGGCAGCGCGCCCTGCTGCTCGCCCTGCTCGCGGTGCTGCGCGAGTCCGCCCCCGACGCACCGCCGACCCCGGCCGAGGGGTGAACTGAGTACGGCTACTCATGCCCCGACCCGTGCGCCGCCCGGTAGCGTGGGGGCGAGGATCACCTGAAGTGACGCGCGTGATCGGGGAGGGGCGGGGGCCGTGACATTCGAAGCGGAATGGGCCGGGATCAAGCAGGAGGTGGCCGACAGGCCGGTGCTGACGCTGGCGCACGCCGACGCCGCCGCTGACGGCGGGGGCACTCCCGACGCCACGGGCGGTGACGCGGGCATGGCCTCGGACATCGCCGCGTGGAAGGCCGCCGCCAAAGGTGTGGGCACGCTGGCGGACAACCTGTCGAAGGCCGGCACCAAGCTCTACGAGGCGCAGCAGGGCATGGACACCAGCCTCCAGTTCTCCGACTGCACCTTCGAAAGCCTCACGGCCCAGGCCGAGTTGCATCCGACCTGAAGCGGCTACGTCAACAGCCTGCTGACCCGGTGCGGGGCACTGCAGAAGCAGCTGGAGGCGGCGGGCGCGACCCTGTGCGTCAGCGACGAGGTGGTCAGGACCGAGTTCGACAAGCTCGACGACGGCTACAACGACACCCCGGCCGTCGGCGGTCAGAACCAGGCGGGCTGACCTGTGGACTTACCCGCTCTGAAGTTCCTCAAGCCCGCCCAGTTCGAAAGCCTCGCCGACGGCTACCGCACGCTCAGCGACATGGCCGACCAGGGTAAGGGCGACATCGAGAACGGCATCAGCGCGAGGATGCGCGTCGCCAAGCTCGCCGGTGTGGGCGCGGACGCAGCGCACCGCCAACTCAGTGAGGTCGCGGAGAACTTCCACTACATCCAGGTCGAATGCGGCCTGGTCAGTACGGCCTTGCGGGCCTTCGTCGCCGACATCACGCCGGCCAAGGCAAAGTTCGACGCGGCCGTCGCGGACGCGGCGGCCCACAAGTTCAGCGTCGGCGACGACGGCTCGGTCACCTATCCCGAGGGCGGCCAGGACAAGGGCAAGCCCGTCCACGGCGGTACGGTCACCGGCGCCGCCGACGCCTCGGTCCGTGCGATCGACCACCAGGCCGCCCACTTCGACCCCAACCCGCACCACGCCGTGGCCCAGGACATCGCCGACCGCATATCCGACGCCCTGCGCGAGGCCACCGCGGCCGACGACAAGTGGGCGCCGCAACTGCGCAAGCTCATGGCCGACGACGACCTCACCGTCTCCGCGGCGGACTGGGCCGACGCCCAGAAGGACATGGCCGGCGTCGACAAGGACGCCGCGTCCTACCTCAGCCACCTCAAACCGCCGCCGAAGCACGGCAAGCCGCAGGACAACGCCGACTGGTGGAAGAGCCTGTCCCCGCAGGACCAGGCCGACTACCTGGCCGCCTACCCCGACCGCATCGGCGCCCTCGACGGCCTGCCCGCGACCGTACGCGACGAGGCCAACCGCACGGTCCTCGCCGAGACCCGCGGCAACTACCAGACGCAGCTGGACTCGATACCCCCGCCGCCCAAGGAGTGGGCGGACATCGCGGACCCCTCGGGGCGCGGGGTCCACACCCCGGAATGGACGGTGTGGAACGCGATGTACGGCGACAAGTACCGGGACACGTCCCACATCAGGGGCCGGCTCAAGGGTATGGACGCCATCCAGGCCCGTTTCGACGCCACCGGCACCGACGGCCTGCCCGAGGCCTACCTCCTGGGCTTCGACCCCGAGGGCAAGGGCGACGGCAAGGTCATCCTGGCCAACGGCAACCCCGACACCGCGGACCACACGGCCATCTACGTGCCCGGCACGACGTCGAAGCTCGACAAGATCGGCGGCGACATCAACCGAGGGGTGAACCTGTGGCAGGCTAGCAACCAGGAGGACTCAGGCTCGAAGATCTCCACCATCACGTGGTTCGACTACAACGCCCCCGACGACATCCCGGCAGCCACCGACGACACGTACGCGCACGCCGGCGCGCCCGAGCTGCGCCAGTTCCTCGACGGCAACGCGGCAGCCCACCAGGCGGCCACCGGAAGCCACGCGCACACCACGCTGATCGGCCACAGCTACGGCAGCACGCTGATCGGCGACACCGCCAAGTACGACTATCCCGACCACCAGGTAGGTGTCGCCGACCCGCTGCCCGTCGACGACATGATCGCCGTCGGCAGCCCGGGCATGCAGGCCAAGCACCCCGGTGACCTCGGCCTGGACCCCACCCACGTGTGGGCGGAGGGCGGCGGCGGCCTCGACCACGTCGTCCGCGACGGCGGCCGCTTCATGGGCCTGGGAGGCGGCGGGAACATTCCGACGGACCCGGCGTTCGGCGGCAACATCATGGCGTCGGACGCGCACGACCACAGTGCGTACTGGAACATGGACAACGGCAAACCGTCGGTCAGCCTGAAGAACCAGGCCGAGGTCGTCGTCGGCCGGTACGACAACATTAAACTGACACACCAGTCGCCCTACGGAGCACCGAGGTAGTGGGGAAAATGAACGACGCGTCCGACCGTCTCGGTTACCAGCCGCGGTTGCTTTCCGCCCGGGACGTGAAAGTCCAGGTCTCCGAACTGTCCAGCGCCGTGCTCGACATGGTGCAGGCCAAGGGAAGGGTGTCCGAAGGCGGCCCCATGGAACTGCCCTGGGACCAGGGCGAGGACCCCGACGCATTCCACAACGTCACGCACCTGTGGTCACTGCACGGCGTGGACGAGTCGGCGTTGGAAGGGGGAATGGCCGCACTCGCCCAACGGCTGCCGGAGAACGGCTGGCACGTGGTGCGCAACGGTCCCGACTCCAGCCGGAACCGCAACCAGGAGATCCTTGCCACGCACCTGGCGACACACGTCCAGCTCGAAGCGACCTTCGAGCGGAACACGGGCCTCGGGGACCCGCGGATCTCCTTCTCCCTCTACTCCCGCTTCTTCGTCTCCGCGCAGGAGCCCGGGCGGTGACGCGGCCCGCCGTTGCCTGGCGGGGTGCGGCCGTCGTGGGCGTCCTCGCCCTGGCCGCGGGTTGCGGGGGCGATGGCACGCCCGAGCGCGACGCGGCGACCGTCAGGAGCGAGGTCATGACCAAGTCCGCCGTCGTCATGGACACGGCCCACGTCACGGGCCGGCAGGTGGGCGCCTTCCCGCCGCGGAGCACCCCGACCGACATGTCGTGCGACGACGACAACGACGACAGCCCCGACCGCGTCCTGTCCCAGATGTGGACCGTGCACTCGAAGGACAACACCACCTTGGGTAAGGGCATGGCCAACCTGGCCGCGAGCCTGCCCGGGCAGGGATGGAAGATCGTCAGGAACGGCCCGGACTCCAGCATGAGCAAGAACCAGGAGATCCTGGCCACCCACCTGGCGACGAAGATCCAGATGAGCGTGACCTGGGAGAAGAACCTCCAGTACGGCGACCCCCTGATCCAGTTCGACGTCTACTCGCCCTGCTTCCGCAGCAAGTAGCCCTACAGGAAGCGACGTCGGCGTCCTCGTGCGGCTGCGCGCCCTGGCCGACGAGGTGGCTGATCGCTTCGGCCGGCGACTCTGCGCGTGCCGATAAATCATCCGTCCAGGTCACGGACTTGATCGCCGATCTCCGGCTGTCCTGCCCTCACCTCAAACTCTTCATCCGCATGGGGCATAGACGGCATCATGATCTGTCGTGCTGCTGCGCCTGGCCTACCTCGCTGCGACCAACGCCTTCGCCCTCCTTCGCCTGCTGCCGATGAGCGACCGCGACAAGGACATCGAGATCCTTGCGCTCCGACACCAGCTCATGGTTCTGCAACGCCAATTCGGCAGACCGGCCTTCACCGAGACCGACCGCGCCATCCTCGCCGGCCTGCTCCACCACCTCCCGATGCACAAGCTGCACCAGCTCCTTCTCCTGGTACGCCCCGACACGGTCCTGCGCTGGCACCGCAACCTGCTCAAGCAGCAGCATGCCGCGACCTGCGCACCGAGACGGCGTGGACGCCCTCCCACCGTCCGCTCGATCCGCGCCCTGATCCTCCGCATCGCCCGCGAGAACCCCCCGTGGGGGTATCGGCGCATCCATGGCGAGCTCGCGGCCCTGGGGATCAAGGTCGCCGCCTCCACCGTGTGGGAGATCCTCAAGGAGCACGGCATCCCACCCGCTCCGGAACGAGCGAGCACGACGTGGGCGGACTTCCTCCGCCACCAGGCCGGCGCCCTGCTCGCCTGCGACTTCTTCGAAAACCGCACCCTCACCGGGGCACGCCTGTACGTCTTCGCCGTCATCGAGCACTCCACCCGCCGCATCCGGATCCTGGGCACCACAGCACACCCCACCGCGCAGTGGGTGGTACAGCTCGGACGCAACCTCGTCATGGACCTCGAAGACGCAGGCAGCAAGGCCAGCTTCCTGATCCGCGACCGCGACTCCAAGTTCACGGCCGCCTTCGACACGCTGCTGACCGACGCCGGACTGGAGGTCGTCACCACCGGCATCCGGGTACCGCGTATGAACTCCATCATGGAGCGCTGGATCCAGACCTGCCGGCGCGAACTCCTCGACACAACACTGATCTGGAACCAAAGCCATCTCCGCCACACACTCAGGGAGTACGAGATCTTCTACAACGGGCATCGGCCGCACCGGGCTCTCGGCCAAGCCGCTCCACTCCGACCACTCCCCCACCCAAGCGATGAGCCAGCCCAGACCAGACGTCTCGAGGTCCGTCGACGAGATCGACTCGGAGGAACCCTCCACGAGTACCACCATGCCGCCTGACCAGGCCGGATGATTAATCGGGCACCCACACCGTAGCGCTGCGGGCCAGGTCGCCGACGAGGCCGCTTGTGGCGCGTCGCCGTCACCGTTCCAGATCCTCTGGGTGTGCAGTACCGCGTCGGTCACGCGGGCCTCGCGGGCTCGGCTGAGGCGCTGGTCGAGGTCGTCCAGGGCAGCCAGCGCGCTGGCCAGGCGCCGAATAGACGCGCCGTTGCGCAGCGCCCATGCCTGTTCGGCGCGCCGCCCGCGCTCCTGCCGCAGGATCTCTACACGCTCGCTCTGGGTTCGCACCGGGGTGCCGTCCGGCCTGCTGACGGCACCGTTCAGCTGCAGGTGCCGGCGCTCGGCGCACTGACGGCTGCTCATCTCCAGAGCTTCGGCGATCCGCTGCCAGGTGATCTTGTTCTGGCGTGCACGGGTGATCAGGATCCGTTCGTCGTGGTCGAGCTTGTCCCGCAGAATCCGGATCACCTTGAGCGTCGCGAGTACTTCCTCGCTGCCCGCATCCTCGATCAGTGTCGTCTGCGCGTGCCGGACTATGCGGTCGTAGGCGTGTGAGATCTCGTACAGCGTGCGGCGGCCGTTGGGCTCACGGTGCCGTCGCAGGCCCGACTCCAGCAGTTGCGCCCACGCCCGATCCCGGTTGATGGAAGGATCGGGGCCCTGCTCCTGTGATGTCGTCCTCATGATGACTCCATCTGTCGACTGTCGGACGACTCCCCCATCGGAGGCTGATCCACCTGCACGCCGCGTGGTCGCTCAGCCTCCCGGCGAGCGTCAGCCGCCCGCCGCGCCAGCTCACGGGATGCCCGGGAGCGACGGGATCTCACAGCCCCTGCGGCGAATGTGGTCAGGGCCACCAGCAAACCGCCCAGGTACTGAGCGAAAGTACTCTGCAGTAAGTCCATGGACATATACGCGCTAGCCTCGATCTTGCATGACGGTCCGTCGGTTTCTGCGGCGGGCCGTTTCTCTGTTGCGGGCTGGTTGTGAGAATGGTGGTGGCCCGGCTGTCGCGTCGGGTAGGCGCCGGGTTCCACTGCTCCGGTGGGGTGATGCTGTCCGCAGGGACTCGAAGGTGCTGGTCAGCCGGGGTTCGGCAGGGCTTGGAGCCGGTCGGCCGCTGCGGTGATCACGTCGGTCCAGGGCCAGTGCGCCGCGAGGCGGAGGTAGCGGCTGCGGCCGGTGGTGACGAGTTGCGCGGCGGCTGAGAACAGGCGGAAGCGAAGCTTCTTGGATTCCCAGCGGCGGGTCTTGCCGGTCAGGGCGAGCATCGGCATCCAGGCCAGCAGGTCCAGGGCGAGCTGGACGATCTCCAGCCAGATCTGGTTCTGGGCGAGGCCGTGGAGCGGGAGGTTGCGCAGGCCGGTGGAGCGGGCGTCTCGGATGCGGTCCTCGCAGCGGGCGCGCTGGCGGTGGCGCAGTTCGAGCCCGGCGATGGCCTCGCCGGGGGTGTTGGTGGCAAAGCAGGTCAAGCGCATGCCGTCGGCGTCGGTGAAGCGCAGTTGGGCTCCGGGGTGTGGGCGTTCCTTGCGGACGATCAGCCGCATTCCCTTCGGCCACCCCTTCAGGCAGTCTCCGCTGATCTCGGCTACCCAGGCGCCGTCGCGGACCTCGCCACCAGGTTCGACGGCCGGGGTCCAGGCCGATGCTGGGACCTTCAGTACGGTCTGGTGGATGGTGTCGGTGATGGTCATGCCGACCGAGTACGACAGCCACCGGCCCCGCGCCGCGAGCCAGTTGACGAACTCGTGGGTGCCGCCGCCGGAGTCGGTGCGGATCAGTGTGCGGCGCCCGCGCCGGAACCTCTTCGGGAGCTGAGCCAAGGCCTGTTGGGTGGCGGTGATGTGGTCGGCGGCGGTGTTGCTGCCCGCGTTCCCCGCTCGCAGCAGGCCCGCCACCGGTTCACCGGCGCCGCCCGCCCCGTGGTCGACGAAGGCCATGATCGGGTGGTGGCCGAAGGTCCGCTTCCAGGTCGCTGCGGCGTCCTGCTTGTCCGAGTGCGCGATCACCAGTACCCCGTCCAGGTCCACGATCACCTGTCCGCCCTGGTCGGGGGCGGTGTCCCCGGCCAACGCCCAGACATGTTCGCGGACCTGGGCGCGGGCCTGGCGGATCGCGGCCAGCGCGCGCTTCCCGCTGCCGGCAAGCGTGTCGACCAGGCGGGAGATGGTCGGGTCGGAGGCCACTGGCCCGAACACCGCCGGCTCGGCCCGCAGCATGGCGACATCGGACAGGCAGTCCCCGCCCAGCGCCACCGCGAGCGCCATATCCAGCAGGATCTTGCCTGGATCGTGCACCGCCCGCTGCTTTCGCCATGGCGCCAAAGCCGCTGATATCGCACTGTCCAGCCCGGTCTTGCGGACCGTCTCCGCCAGCAGCACGGCCCCGGCCTGGGAGACCACTTGCCGGCCACCGCCCTCGACCCGGACACGGGGGTACGACCCGGTAGTCTTCTTCACCTGAGGAGTGCAGCTTTCCTGACGACGACATGGATCCTAGACAAGTCCCATCGTCCCAGGTCAGATGCGCTCCTCGCTTATTTGATCAAGCATCGGACACCCGCAGTCGCGAAAGCGCGAGGCTAGCGCACGGAACGCGTGCGCGGCCTCCTTCATCGCTGCTCAAGGGGTGAGAACAGACCAACTCATCGGAAGGATGGACATTGCTCTCGCCGGTGGACGCCTTCGAAGTCTGCCGGGTGGTCCTGCCGTCACTCGGCCGTAATGGCGGTCCGTACGTAAAGCGCCACGCTTCGCCACCCTGCGACACCGGATTAACTGGGGCATAGCACGCTTCTTCGAAGGACGGATCTGTCGTGCCGATGCGACGTCGTGGTGTGACCGCAGGGGCCCGTTGAGGACCGGCGGCGCGCTGGCCTCGACAAGCGCCTCACCGAGCACAGCCCCCGCCGCGCCCTGGTCACCGAGTCCGCCCGCGCCGGCAACCCCGACGCTGTCGCGGAGAAGCAGGGCGGATGGGCCAGGGGCAGCCCGTCATGCGCAGGTACCGCAAGCTGGACGACGACTTTACCGAGAACGCCCTGCACGGCGTGCTGTAGTCGCGATGCGGAAGAGCGGGTGCCTACCAATTAGCAGCCAGCCGCACCACCGAGCCTGATTGCGGCGGTAGCCCCGTCGGCAGCACGCCCATGCAGCCTTCGAAGTCGACCGTGCCGCCGGAGAACACCGTGCCGCCGAAGTTGAAGAGTGACCCTCGAACAGCGATCCCCATGAACTGATCGCGACGCCACCGCGCAACACAAGCACCAGGCGGGAACGCAGAACCGGTCGCGCCGGCACCTGTGCGGGTCAGCGGAGTCCGCGGCGGCCGCCGTTGGCCGCGCACCTCGGGCACTACCAGGAGCCCCGCCGCCCGGCAGGCCGCAGCCGGTCTCTGCCACGCCCGGTGCTCATCCGTGCCGGGCAGCCGCCCGGCACTGCCGGGGCGCACCGTGTGCGCCCGCCACCGCGCCATGGAGCTGGACGCGGCCGAAAGGCGGCAGCAGCTGCCTCCGGGGACGGGCGCTATCAGGTGCTATGGATGCGTTCGCGTCGTCTGGTGCGGCGTTCGCAGAAGAGAGGCTGGGCGGTTAGCGACGCTTCTTCTTCCGGCCGGAAAGGGTCAGGCCGAGGAAGGTTTCGGCGACTCGGTGTGCGATATAGACACCCAAGAGCACAGCGAAGGCCGCAGAGCCGATGACGGTCTTGTTGAGGTGCGGCCAACTGATCGCTGTGGTGATGAGTGCGGCGCTATACATGATCATGAGACCGATGACAGCTCGGTTCCGGGAGGTGATGGGTTCACCCTGGACGAGCTTGACGTTCTCCATGGAGCGCAGTGGGGCCTTCAGGTCGGGTCCCCCTTCGAGGAGGAGGCGGATAGTCAGGCTGGCGTCGTTGTGGATTAGCGAAGGGCCGAGGTGGATGCGTGTGCCGTCGTACTCGAGAGCGGGTATGAGTTCGATGCCGGCGGAGTAACGGGTGTCGATATCTTTGACGATGGGTGCGCCCACATCAATGACCAAGGGCCCCTGAGAGAACCGTTCCTTGCCAATGTCGCGGCGGCTCTTGACGGCCAGGGTGAGGAGGGTGATGTACGGGTCGTTGAGGGGGGCGTCGCCGTGGTGCATGGTGAGGCTGGCCAGGCGGGCGTTGGGGGTGAGCAACTGGGTTGTCTCGGTGAGGTCGTAGTAGAGGTAGGTGTCGCGCTCGCTAAAACGGCGGGCGGCCCAGACGCTGATGGGTATAGCTAGGAGGGCAAGGATCAGCGCCCAGAAGCCTATGGCCGGGGCATCTCGTTCCATCCACGATTCAGCGAGCAGCAGCATGTCTGGATCCAACCAATGCCAGCGCCGCAGTGTGGCCAGATCGGCGACATCAGCCGCCCTTGAGTACTCCGTACTGCACCTGACCTGCGCTCGACGCGAACCGGCTCGGGACTGCTGGCGGCGCCGCTGCCACGTCTTGCCGCAGAACCGGCCGGATGGGTACTCCGTAAGTTGTTGTGTGGCCCGGGAGGGCCGGATGTGGCTTATGGGTCCTTGCCGTCAGTGGCTTCCCAGGAGTGGCCGTCCGTCCGGCCCTCCGGGGCGCCCTGGCTGCTGATTGAGATGTGCGCGCCTTGAGCGGTCGCTGATTACGGAGATGACAGCGGGGTGTTCCTCGGGCCGACGGCATGCTGTTCGGAACGAGGAGGGGCAAGTGAGCAAGCGGATGGCCCAGGTCTGGGCCGGTGTCGACGCGGGCAAGGGCCACCACTGGGCGGCGGTGGTCGACGAGACCGGCGCGACGCTCTGGTCGAAGAAGATCGACAACGACGAGTCGGTGATCCTGACCGCGCTCGGCGAGATCCTGGCCCTGGCGGACGAAGTCCACTGGGCGGTGGACATCTCCGGTACGTCCTCCGCGCTGCTGCTGGCGCTTCTCGCAGCGCACGGCCAACGGGCCGTCTACGTGCCCGGCCGCACGGTCAACCGCATGTCCGGGGCCTACCGCGGCGAGGCGAAGACCGACGCCCGCGACGCCTACGTCATCGCCGAAACCGCCCGGCACCGCAACGACTTCTCCACGATCGGCGTGCCCGCCCAGCTGGCCGCCGACCTGGCGCTGCTGACCGCCCACCGCGCCGACCTTGTAGGTGCCGAATATTGCATCCGTGCTTGTCGCA includes:
- a CDS encoding alpha/beta hydrolase family protein, with the translated sequence MDLPALKFLKPAQFESLADGYRTLSDMADQGKGDIENGISARMRVAKLAGVGADAAHRQLSEVAENFHYIQVECGLVSTALRAFVADITPAKAKFDAAVADAAAHKFSVGDDGSVTYPEGGQDKGKPVHGGTVTGAADASVRAIDHQAAHFDPNPHHAVAQDIADRISDALREATAADDKWAPQLRKLMADDDLTVSAADWADAQKDMAGVDKDAASYLSHLKPPPKHGKPQDNADWWKSLSPQDQADYLAAYPDRIGALDGLPATVRDEANRTVLAETRGNYQTQLDSIPPPPKEWADIADPSGRGVHTPEWTVWNAMYGDKYRDTSHIRGRLKGMDAIQARFDATGTDGLPEAYLLGFDPEGKGDGKVILANGNPDTADHTAIYVPGTTSKLDKIGGDINRGVNLWQASNQEDSGSKISTITWFDYNAPDDIPAATDDTYAHAGAPELRQFLDGNAAAHQAATGSHAHTTLIGHSYGSTLIGDTAKYDYPDHQVGVADPLPVDDMIAVGSPGMQAKHPGDLGLDPTHVWAEGGGGLDHVVRDGGRFMGLGGGGNIPTDPAFGGNIMASDAHDHSAYWNMDNGKPSVSLKNQAEVVVGRYDNIKLTHQSPYGAPR
- a CDS encoding IS1380 family transposase, yielding MKKTTGSYPRVRVEGGGRQVVSQAGAVLLAETVRKTGLDSAISAALAPWRKQRAVHDPGKILLDMALAVALGGDCLSDVAMLRAEPAVFGPVASDPTISRLVDTLAGSGKRALAAIRQARAQVREHVWALAGDTAPDQGGQVIVDLDGVLVIAHSDKQDAAATWKRTFGHHPIMAFVDHGAGGAGEPVAGLLRAGNAGSNTAADHITATQQALAQLPKRFRRGRRTLIRTDSGGGTHEFVNWLAARGRWLSYSVGMTITDTIHQTVLKVPASAWTPAVEPGGEVRDGAWVAEISGDCLKGWPKGMRLIVRKERPHPGAQLRFTDADGMRLTCFATNTPGEAIAGLELRHRQRARCEDRIRDARSTGLRNLPLHGLAQNQIWLEIVQLALDLLAWMPMLALTGKTRRWESKKLRFRLFSAAAQLVTTGRSRYLRLAAHWPWTDVITAAADRLQALPNPG
- a CDS encoding transposase family protein, with translation MLAKLGPLSTDDVADLRFFLDAVPDPRSRRGRWYSLASILLVCAAAAVSGARTIDELAEWGARADAGLLAALGVRRHLLRWRHAPSRSAIGRVLDRLDADALDAAVGAWLARRRSAAVPGRRRVIAVDGKALRGSARLSRPRRHLLSAVTHGRPVTLAQTEVWSKTNETRHFQPLLAPLDLVGADNSSAQVSSLRAGDLGAEQMALLNVFSYQVMDC
- a CDS encoding integrase core domain-containing protein; amino-acid sequence: MLLRLAYLAATNAFALLRLLPMSDRDKDIEILALRHQLMVLQRQFGRPAFTETDRAILAGLLHHLPMHKLHQLLLLVRPDTVLRWHRNLLKQQHAATCAPRRRGRPPTVRSIRALILRIARENPPWGYRRIHGELAALGIKVAASTVWEILKEHGIPPAPERASTTWADFLRHQAGALLACDFFENRTLTGARLYVFAVIEHSTRRIRILGTTAHPTAQWVVQLGRNLVMDLEDAGSKASFLIRDRDSKFTAAFDTLLTDAGLEVVTTGIRVPRMNSIMERWIQTCRRELLDTTLIWNQSHLRHTLREYEIFYNGHRPHRALGQAAPLRPLPHPSDEPAQTRRLEVRRRDRLGGTLHEYHHAA
- a CDS encoding Uma2 family endonuclease — translated: MTTREEVYRQLREYAAHLTPPPPFSDRFEISGNTIVMMMSPAGRHERAAWMLAHQLQPQLPDGVIAHTGGDVENAALGILRRPDLVVLPFAATDTDDAFPAEAVEIAVEIVSPSNPENDYEGKIRDYPAMGIPHYLIIDPRNGTAHHHWSVVTKHGNPAYDNHVAYVFGDTIPVGGLIIETAELPRYGGAGA